The following proteins come from a genomic window of Acinetobacter sp. SAAs474:
- a CDS encoding TonB family protein, translating to MSISSTPMMPNLSPMKKKAVAAIIAVIIGHAGVMWAIQHMKTPELKPIDKTPLKVRFVQIKEPPQPLPPQPKAEPKKEQPKPKEVKEVKIVEKQLPPPPKKVEKVQQIKKSETAKPVVKPVETPVQATTITTTVSEVKVAKPAPAPVAPPVPPAPVAPPAPPSAKTVSIGGAGVQWSRSPKPSYSNRDLQGETRIVVILIEADEKGAIQSARVTRSSGLPALDEKILRAVRNAKFKPYKENGVAYPIKAEQPFELTLNAKG from the coding sequence ATGAGTATATCTTCCACACCGATGATGCCAAATCTCTCTCCCATGAAGAAGAAAGCTGTTGCTGCGATAATCGCGGTTATTATTGGACATGCTGGTGTCATGTGGGCGATTCAACATATGAAAACCCCAGAGTTAAAACCAATAGATAAGACACCATTAAAGGTTCGGTTTGTACAAATTAAAGAACCGCCACAACCTTTACCACCACAACCTAAAGCCGAACCTAAGAAAGAGCAGCCTAAGCCGAAGGAAGTGAAAGAGGTGAAAATTGTGGAAAAACAGCTTCCACCACCACCTAAAAAGGTTGAAAAAGTTCAACAAATTAAAAAATCAGAGACAGCAAAACCTGTAGTTAAGCCGGTTGAAACACCTGTTCAAGCGACCACAATCACTACAACTGTTTCTGAAGTCAAAGTTGCGAAACCAGCTCCAGCACCTGTTGCACCACCGGTACCTCCAGCGCCAGTAGCACCTCCAGCACCGCCATCAGCAAAAACAGTTTCCATTGGTGGTGCTGGTGTACAATGGAGTCGCTCTCCAAAGCCATCGTATTCAAATCGTGATCTACAAGGTGAAACACGTATTGTGGTGATCTTGATTGAGGCAGATGAAAAGGGCGCAATCCAGAGTGCACGTGTAACACGCTCAAGTGGTCTTCCAGCTTTAGATGAAAAGATTTTACGTGCAGTACGTAATGCGAAATTCAAACCGTACAAAGAAAATGGCGTTGCTTATCCAATTAAAGCTGAACAACCATTTGAATTGACATTGAATGCTAAAGGCTAA